The Nocardia arthritidis genome has a window encoding:
- a CDS encoding cell division protein PerM, with translation MSSPRNSLVRRAAEPHRDPDPGRGGRGAEADEAGFLSLTPERAKVLLLVAARPAAYALIVITVLVLVTLLTSGGGMAGVSGAIAASWLAAHQVPLVIGKTTLGLLPLFATALLLWLVARECAAAVEPGASRADLGWIVGAALGGPLLITAVCLAVAEDASGVIALQPPHTLVAFGWVAGLHLVAAAAGIAGRSKPELIALVRPPEWVIAAIFAAGRTAARLLACATAITVLSFLVHWSRIGETYRGAGNAAGVIGLSVLSLAYLPNVVLLATGVLVGAGAQFGAASVGLFDVVGGPIPAVPVLAAVPEGPAAGWWVVLLVAPVAVGVLGGLDCGRTSQDRATAPWATLTSAALAALLLTVLAAIAGGELGNFGHIGVELPLFVMLTFALLAVPGYLGLLFARWFVVPVESPYVADSYEYADDDYDDDYERDDYDDDRDYPEDDYDDDPYYDDERYTDYDGPDLHVEVDGELVEEQTAIGATKSADDAHDIVDAEVVESDLPSGDHKA, from the coding sequence ATGAGCTCCCCCAGAAATTCGCTCGTGCGCCGCGCCGCCGAGCCGCACCGGGATCCTGACCCGGGGCGTGGTGGTCGCGGCGCCGAGGCCGACGAGGCCGGGTTTCTGTCGCTGACCCCGGAGCGGGCCAAGGTGCTGCTGCTGGTCGCGGCGCGGCCCGCGGCCTACGCGTTGATCGTCATCACGGTGCTGGTGCTCGTCACGCTGCTCACCTCGGGTGGCGGCATGGCGGGCGTCTCCGGTGCGATCGCCGCGAGTTGGCTTGCCGCACATCAGGTTCCGCTTGTTATCGGGAAGACGACGCTGGGCCTGCTGCCGTTGTTCGCGACGGCGCTGTTGCTCTGGCTGGTGGCCAGGGAATGCGCGGCGGCGGTCGAGCCGGGGGCCTCCCGGGCGGATCTGGGCTGGATCGTCGGGGCGGCGCTCGGCGGGCCGCTGCTGATCACCGCGGTCTGTCTGGCCGTCGCCGAGGACGCGTCCGGGGTCATCGCGCTGCAACCGCCGCACACCCTCGTGGCGTTCGGCTGGGTCGCCGGACTGCATCTCGTCGCTGCGGCCGCCGGTATCGCCGGCCGCAGCAAGCCGGAGTTGATCGCGCTGGTGCGCCCGCCGGAGTGGGTGATCGCCGCGATATTCGCTGCGGGCCGCACCGCGGCGCGGCTGCTGGCCTGCGCCACCGCGATCACCGTGCTCTCCTTTCTCGTGCACTGGTCGCGCATCGGCGAGACCTATCGCGGCGCGGGCAATGCCGCCGGGGTGATCGGGTTGAGCGTGCTCTCGCTCGCTTACCTGCCGAATGTGGTGCTGCTGGCCACGGGGGTGTTGGTCGGTGCCGGTGCGCAGTTCGGTGCGGCATCGGTGGGACTGTTCGACGTCGTCGGCGGGCCGATTCCGGCGGTGCCGGTGCTGGCCGCGGTGCCGGAGGGGCCGGCCGCGGGCTGGTGGGTGGTGCTGCTGGTGGCGCCGGTCGCGGTCGGCGTGCTCGGCGGCCTGGATTGCGGACGCACCTCGCAGGACCGGGCCACCGCGCCCTGGGCGACGCTGACCTCCGCGGCACTGGCCGCGCTGCTGCTGACCGTGCTCGCCGCGATCGCGGGCGGCGAACTCGGCAACTTCGGTCATATCGGTGTCGAACTGCCGCTTTTCGTGATGCTCACCTTCGCACTGCTCGCCGTGCCGGGATATCTCGGATTGCTGTTCGCCCGCTGGTTCGTGGTGCCGGTCGAATCGCCGTACGTTGCCGACTCGTACGAATACGCGGACGACGACTACGACGACGATTACGAACGCGACGACTACGACGACGATCGCGACTACCCCGAAGACGACTACGACGACGACCCGTACTACGACGACGAGCGCTACACCGACTACGACGGCCCCGACCTGCACGTAGAGGTGGACGGCGAACTCGTCGAGGAGCAAACGGCCATCGGCGCAACTAAATCCGCCGATGACGCACACGACATCGTCGACGCCGAGGTGGTCGAGAGCGATCTGCCGAGCGGCGACCACAAGGCCTAG